A window from Dunckerocampus dactyliophorus isolate RoL2022-P2 chromosome 15, RoL_Ddac_1.1, whole genome shotgun sequence encodes these proteins:
- the acadvl gene encoding very long-chain specific acyl-CoA dehydrogenase, mitochondrial: protein MLLLKVGQSSALCGAILRNTPGLKGAQFQTVVAVKNTRLYASQAAQAVLEKPAAIGTDSASVVDKKTAAAESKSFAVNIFKGQIATSQVFPFPSVLNEEQEQFLRELVGPVCKFFEEVNDSAKNDALEKVEDHTMQGLKEMGAFGLQVPADLGGLGLTNTQYARLVEIVGTHDLGVGITLGAHQSIGFKGILLFGNAAQKEKYLPKLASGEHIAAFCLTEPASGSDAASIKTTAVQSPCGQYFTLNGSKIWISNGGLAEIFTVFAKTPIKDPKTGQMKDKITAFVVEKSFGGVTHGPPEKKMGIKASNTAEVYFDNVRVPADCVLGEIGGGFKVAMNILNNGRFGMAAALSGTMKGAINKAVDHATNRTQFGNKIHTYGTIQEKLARMTMLQYVTESLAYMISGNMDSGATEFQIEAAISKIFASEAAWTVTDECIQVMGGMGYMKDSGVERVMRDLRIFRIFEGTNDILRLFVALNGFQNAGNQLKSLQKAIKNPLGNAGLLAGELTKRAKRKAGMSTGLTLQGTVHPELAHSGELAVKAIEQFGMVIEELLIKHGKKIIDEQFVLQRVADCAIDIYTMVVVLARASRSLSQGHPSAQHEKVLCETWCVEAHDRLMRDIKALRSNQSRHLFKNLRAISTAVVENGGTVAPHPLGF, encoded by the exons ATGCTGCTTCTAAAAGTGGGACAGTCTTCTGCACTTTGTGGTGCCATTCTGAGGAACACACCCGGTCTGAAAGG gGCTCAATTTCAGACTGTTGTTGCTGTGAAAAACACACGTCTTTATGCAAGTCAAGCAGCACAG GCAGTGTTGGAGAAGCCGGCAGCAATCGGGACTGATTCTGCCAGTGTTGTGGACAAGAAGACTGCTGCAGCT GAGTCCAAATCTTTTGCTGTCAACATTTTCAAAGGGCAGATTGCCACATCTCAAGTGTTTCCCTTCCCTTCAG tcTTGAATGAAGAGCAGGAGCAGTTTCTCCGGGAGCTCGTTGGACCTGTCTGCAAATTCTTTGAG GAGGTGAATGATTCGGCCAAGAATGACGCATTGGAGAAAGTGGAGGACCACACCATGCAGGGCCTGAAAGAGATGGGCGCCTTTGGCCTGCAGGTGCCGGCTGACCTGGGTGGGCTCGGCCTCACCAACACTCAG TATGCCCGCCTAGTGGAGATCGTCGGCACTCACGATCTTGGTGTTGGCATCACGCTTGGTGCCCACCAGTCTATCGGCTTCAAGGGCATTCTGCTTTTTGGGAACGCAGCACAGAAGGAGAAATACCTGCCTAAACTTGCATCCG GTGAGCACATTGCTGCCTTTTGCCTGACTGAGCCAGCCAGTGGCTCTGACGCTGCCTCCATCAAAACCACAGCTGTCCAGTCCCCCTGCGGACAGTACTTCACTCTAAATGGTAGCAAGATCTGGATCAG CAATGGGGGTCTGGCCGAAATCTTCACAGTTTTTGCCAAGACGCCAATAAAGGATCCGAAGACTGGACAGATGAAGGACAagatcacagcttttgttgtGGAGAAGAGCTTCGGTGGTGTAACACA TGGGCCACCAGAGAAAAAGATGGGCATTAAGGCCTCCAACACGGCAGAAGTTTACTTCGACAATGTTCGTGTGCCGGCCGACTGTGTGCTGGGCGAGATAGGTGGCGGCTTCAAGGTTGCTATGAACATCCTCAACAACGGCCGATTCGGTATGGCAGCTGCCCTCTCTGGCACCATGAAAGGAGCCATCAACAAAGCG GTGGACCATGCAACCAACAGAACTCAGTTTGGAAACAAGATCCACACCTATGGGACCATCCAGGAGAAGCTTGCCCGTATGACCATGCTGCAATACGTCACAGAG TCTCTGGCCTACATGATCAGTGGCAACATGGACAGTGGAGCAACTGAGTTCCAGATCGAAGCTGCCATCAGCAAGATCTTTGCCTCT GAAGCAGCTTGGACTGTGACTGACGAGTGTATTCAGGTCATGGGCGGCATGGGCTACATGAAG GACTCTGGAGTGGAGCGAGTGATGAGGGATCTGAGAATTTTTCGCATCTTTGAGGGCACCAACGATATTCTCAGGCTTTTTGTGGCCCTCAATGGCTTCCAG AATGCTGGCAACCAATTGAAGAGCTTGCAAAAAGCAATAAAGAACCCACTCGGCAATGCTGGGCTCCTGGCAGGAGAGCTTACCAAGAGAGCTAAAAG GAAGGCAGGCATGAGCACGGGCTTGACACTTCAAGGGACCGTCCACCCTGAATTGGCTCATAGTGGTGAACTG GCCGTGAAAGCGATTGAACAATTTGGCATGGTCATTGAGGAGCTTCTTATCAAACATGGCAAGAAGATTATTG ATGAGCAGTTTGTATTGCAGAGAGTTGCCGACTGTGCCATTGACATCTACACCATGGTTGTTGTCCTTGCAAG GGCTTCACGCTCACTCAGTCAGGGTCACCCTTCAGCCCAACATGAGAAGGTTTTGTGCGAGACCTGGTGTGTGGAG GCCCATGATAGACTCATGCGGGACATCAAGGCGCTGCGTTCCAACCAATCCAGGCATCTCTTCAAGAATTTGCGGGCCATTTCCACGGCGGTGGTGGAGAACGGCGGAACGGTGGCGCCTCACCCGCTGGGTTTCTAA
- the dvl2 gene encoding segment polarity protein dishevelled homolog DVL-2: MAETKIIYHIDEEETPYLVKIPISAESITLLDFKQVLNKPNYKFFFKSMDQDFGVVKEEISDDNAKLPCFNGRVVSWLVSSDAAAAEPSSPAALPPADQASTQPSPPPPPLPPPPAERTGGIGDSRPPSFHPNATGSVETLDEQTETESVVSFRRERPRHRESMEQHGPRMNGQSRLERHLAGYESSSTMMSSELETTSFCDSEDDDTMSRFSSATEQSTASRLLKRHRRRRKQRPPRLERASSFSSVTDSTMSLNIITVTLNMEKYNFLGISIVGQSNERGDGGIYIGSIMKGGAVAADGRIEPGDMLLQVNDINFENMSNDDAVRVLREIVHKPGPIILTVAKCWDPSPQGYFTLPRNEPIRPIDPAAWVSHSVAMTGAYPAFPGSSSLSTITSSSSVTETERFDDFNLSLHSDMASVAKAMASPESGLEVRDRMWLKITIPNAFLGSDVVEWLFHHIEGFQDRREARKYASNLLKAGFIRHTVNKITFSEQCYYVFGDLSDCENYMANLSLNDNDGSSGASDQDTLAPLPLPGASPWPMMHTFPYQPYPTHPYSSQPPPYHELTSYSYAPGSTGSQHSEGSRSSGSTRSEGERRRGNSKGPGSTVGGGEKSSCGGDGGGGDSRSGSGSESEYSTRSSLRRGHGSAAPSEHSHASSQRSHHHRMPQPPHMSPYPPGILPYNPMMVMMVPQHPHPAMAAAHALPHAQQLPTAPMHPALPPPPSSTPGGPPGAPPTRDLGSVPPELTASRQSFHLAMGNPSEFFVDVM, encoded by the exons ATGGCGGAAACTAAAATAATATATCACATTGACGAAGAGGAGACTCCGTATCTGGTGAAGATTCCCATCAGTGCGGAGAGTATCACTCTGCTGGACTTTAAACAAGTCTTGAACAAGCCCAACTACAAGTTCTTCTTCAAATCCATGGACCAGGACTTTGG GGTGGTGAAGGAAGAGATTTCAGACGACAACGCCAAGTTGCCGTGCTTCAATGGCCGAGTAGTATCATGG CTGGTGTCTTCAGATGCTGCAGCGGCAGAGCCTTCATCTCCAGCAGCACTTCCCCCAGCGGACCAGGCGTCCACCCAGCCTTCGCCCCCTCCGCCGCCGCTGCCGCCCCCGCCTGCAGAGAGAACCGGGGGTATTGGAGACTCCAGGCCTCCCTCCTTCCA TCCCAATGCGACGGGCAGTGTGGAGACTTTAGACGAGCAGACTGAAACAGAGTCTGTAGTTTCCTTCAGGAGAGAGAGGCCTCGGCACCGAGAGAGCATGGAGCAACATG GGCCTCGAATGAATGGCCAGAGCCGTCTGGAGCGCCACCTGGCAGGGTATGAGAGCTCCAGCACGATGATGAGCAGTGAACTGGAGACAACCAGCTTCTGTGACTCTGAGGATGACGACACCATGAGCAG GTTCAGCAGTGCAACAGAACAGAGTACAGCCTCCAGACTTTTGAAACGACATAGACGACGCAGGAAACAGCGCCCCCCTCGCCTGGAGCGG GCTTCCTCCTTCAGCAGTGTGACAGACTCCACCATGTCCTTGAACATCATCACCGTCACACTAAACATGG AGAAGTACAACTTCCTGGGCATCAGCATTGTAGGCCAGAGCAATGAAAGGGGTGACGGCGGCATTTACATCGGCTCTATCATGAAGGGTGGAGCCGTCGCTGCAGACGGACGGATAGAACCTGGTGACATGCTGTTGCAG GTCAACGACATCAACTTTGAGAATATGAGCAATGACGACGCGGTGCGAGTGCTGAGAGAGATTGTGCACAAGCCGGG GCCCATTATCCTCACTGTGGCCAAATGCTGGGACCCCTCTCCTCAAGGTTACTTTACCCTGCCGCGTA ATGAACCCATCCGCCCCATTGACCCAGCAGCGTGGGTCAGCCACTCTGTAGCCATGACTGGCGCCTACCCTGCCTTCCCAGGCAGCTCCTCCCTCAGCAccatcacctcctcctcctctgtcacAGAGACTGAAC GGTTTGACGACTTCAATTTGTCACTCCACTCTGACATGGCCTCTGTAGCCAAGGCTATGGCCTCACCAGAGTCAGGTCTGGAAGTGAGAGATCGCATGTGGCTCAAAATCACCATCCCCAACGCTTTCCTTG GCTCGGATGTGGTGGAGTGGCTGTTCCACCACATCGAGGGATTCCAGGACCGCCGTGAAGCCAGGAAGTATGCCAGCAATCTGCTGAAGGCTGGCTTCATTCGTCACACGGTCAACAAGATCACCTTCTCGGAACAATGCTATTATGTCTTCGGGGATTTAAGTGACTGTGAGAATT ACATGGCCAACCTGTCCCTGAATGACAACGATGGCTCCAGCGGGGCCTCGGATCAGGACACCTTGGCCCCGCTGCCCCTTCCAGGAGCCTCACCGTGGCCCATGATGCACACGTTCCCTTATCAGCCCTACCCCACTCATCCCTACTCCAGCCAGCCACCCCCGTACCATGAGCTTACCAGCTACAGCTACGCCCCTGGAAGTACCGGCAGCCAGCACAGTGAAG GTAGCCGAAGCAGTGGATCAACGAGAAGTGAGGGTGAACGGCGCCGCGGCAATAGCAAAGGGCCTGGCAGCACTGTGGGTGGGGGGGAGAAATCTTCCTGTGGCGGGGATGGCGGAGGGGGGGACTCGCGTTCCGGCAGCGGCAGCGAATCCGAATACTCCACCCGCAGCAGCTTGAGGCGGGGCCACGGGTCAGCCGCCCCCAGTGAGCACAGCCACGCCTCCTCCCAGCGTTCGCATCATCACCGCATGCCCCAGCCCCCTCACATGTCCCCCTATCCCCCAGGTATACTACCTTACAACcccatgatggtgatgatggtaCCCCAGCACCCACACCCGGCTATGGCCGCCGCTCACGCCCTTCCTCACGCACAGCAGCTGCCCACAGCCCCCATGCACCCGGCTCTGCCCCCGCCCCCCTCTTCAACTCCTGGTGGACCACCTGGTGCTCCGCCCACCCGTGACCTGGGCTCTGTACCCCCAGAACTGACTGCATCGCGCCAGTCCTTCCACTTGGCCATGGGTAACCCCAGCGAGTTCTTTGTGGACGTCATGTAG